The Thunnus albacares chromosome 21, fThuAlb1.1, whole genome shotgun sequence genome window below encodes:
- the LOC122972716 gene encoding adhesive plaque matrix protein-like isoform X34, with product MGFFIRWLLVSLLVVGGHQANAYSGKHGDKEVPVLGYKPISSSFDTRGESSWSTGPLGSRDSNSNANQQQMAQSGYQPQQPQVPQQPSYPPKQPQQPQVPQQPSYPPKQPQQPQLPQQPSYPPKQPQQPQLPQVPQVPQQPSYPPKQPQQPQLPQVPQVPQVPQQPSYPPKQPQQPQLPQVPQVPQQPSYPPKQPQQPQLPQLPQVPQQPSYPPKQPQQPQLPQVPQQPSYPPKQPQQPQLPQVPQQPSYPPKQPQQPQLPQVPQQPSYPPKQPQQPQLPQVPQVPQQPSYPPKQPQQPQLPQVPQLPGYLPKQPQVPQQPSYLPKQPQVPGYLPKWPQVPQQPQQPSYLPKRPQQPQVPQQPSYLPKRPQQPQVPQQPSYLPKRPQQPQVPQQPSYLPKQPQQPQVPQQPRYPSQLLSQLPQQPSYPPQQPQQPQVPQQPSYQPQVPQVPQVPQVRQVRQVPQRPQVPQQPRYQPQQPQRPQVPQQPSKLPQQPRYQPQVPQQPSKLPQQPRYQPQVPQQPSKLPQQPRYQPQQPQRPQVPQQHRYQPQVPQQPSKLPQQPRYQPQQPQRPQVPQQPRYQPQVPQQPSKLPQQPRYQSQVPQQPSKLPQQPRYQPQQPQRPQVPQQPSKLPQQPRYPLQKPQRPQVPQQPRYPLQKPQRPQVPQQPRYPSQQRRYPSQKPQQPQVPQQPRHQSQKPQVPSYPPKQPQFPQQPSYSPQHSWQPSYNDYPTFAKGVIAQMDSNSYSTTGVYSNNIGNGYGLGTNPEEQWAGNYNTADASKTAFN from the exons ATGGGGTTTTTCATAAG ATGGTTGCTGGTGTCCTTGCTAGTTGTAGGAGGGCATCAAGCTAATG CCTACTCTGGGAAGCATGGTGACAAGGAAGTGCCAGTTCTAGGCTATAAACCAATTTCAAGTAGCTTTGACACTAGAGGGGAATCTTCATGGAGCACTGGGCCACTTGGTAGTCGGGATTCAAACTCAAATGCAAATCAG CAACAGATGGCTCAGTCTGGTTATCAGCCCCAGCAGCCACAG GTGCCCCAACAGCCTAGCTACCCGCCCAAGCAGCCCCAGCAACCTCAG GTGCCCCAACAGCCTAGCTACCCGCCCAAGCAGCCCCAGCAACCTCAGCTGCCCCAACAGCCAAGCTACCCGCCCAAGCAGCCCCAGCAACCTCAGCTGCCACAGGTGCCCCAGGTGCCCCAACAGCCTAGCTACCCGCCCAAGCAGCCCCAGCAACCTCAGCTGCCACAGGTGCCACAGGTGCCCCAG GTGCCCCAACAGCCAAGCTACCCGCCCAAGCAGCCCCAGCAACCTCAGCTGCCACAGGTGCCCCAGGTGCCCCAACAGCCTAGCTACCCGCCCAAGCAGCCCCAGCAACCTCAGCTGCCACAG CTGCCACAGGTGCCCCAACAGCCTAGCTACCCGCCCAAGCAGCCCCAGCAACCTCAGCTGCCACAGGTGCCCCAACAGCCTAGCTACCCGCCCAAGCAGCCCCAGCAACCTCAGCTGCCACAGGTGCCCCAACAGCCTAGCTACCCGCCCAAGCAGCCCCAGCAACCTCAGCTGCCACAGGTGCCCCAACAGCCTAGCTACCCGCCCAAGCAGCCCCAGCAACCCCAGCTGCCACAGGTGCCCCAGGTGCCCCAACAGCCTAGCTACCCGCCCAAGCAGCCCCAGCAACCCCAGCTGCCACAGGTGCCCCAG CTGCCTGGCTACCTACCCAAGCAACCTCAGGTGCCTCAGCAGCCTAGCTACCTGCCCAAGCAGCCCCAGGTTCCTGGCTACCTACCCAAGTGGCCCCAGGTGCCCCAACAACCTCAGCAGCCTAGCTACCTGCCCAAGCGGCCCCAGCAACCTCAGGTGCCTCAGCAGCCTAGCTACCTGCCCAAGCGGCCCCAGCAACCTCAGGTGCCTCAGCAGCCTAGCTACCTGCCCAAGCGGCCCCAGCAACCTCAGGTGCCTCAACAGCCTAGCTACCTGCCCAAGCAGCCCCAG CAGCCACAGGTGCCTCAGCAACCTAGGTACCCTTCCCAGCTGCTAAGCCAACTACCTCAGCAGCCTAGCTACCCACCCCAACAACCTCAGCAGCCGCAGGTGCCCCAGCAGCCTAGTTACCAGCCCCAGGTGCCGCAG GTGCCCCAGGTGCCGCAAGTGCGGCAGGTGCGGCAGGTGCCCCAGCGGCCACAGGTGCCCCAGCAGCCTAGGTACCAGCCACAGCAACCCCAGCGGCCGCAGGTGCCCCAGCAGCCAAGCAAACTGCCCCAGCAGCCTAGGTACCAGCCGCAGGTGCCCCAGCAGCCAAGCAAACTGCCCCAGCAGCCTAGGTACCAGCCGCAGGTGCCCCAGCAGCCAAGCAAACTGCCCCAGCAGCCTAGGTACCAGCCACAGCAACCCCAGCGGCCGCAGGTGCCCCAGCAGCATAGGTACCAGCCACAGGTACCCCAGCAGCCAAGCAAACTGCCCCAGCAGCCTAGGTACCAGCCACAGCAACCCCAGCGGCCGCAGGTGCCCCAGCAGCCTAGGTACCAGCCGCAGGTGCCCCAGCAGCCAAGCAAACTGCCCCAGCAGCCTAGGTACCAGTCGCAGGTGCCCCAGCAGCCAAGCAAACTGCCCCAGCAGCCTAGGTACCAGCCACAGCAACCCCAGCGGCCGCAGGTGCCCCAGCAGCCAAGCAAACTGCCCCAGCAGCCTAGGTACCCGCTCCAAAAACCCCAGCGGCCGCAGGTGCCCCAGCAGCCTAGGTACCCGCTCCAAAAACCCCAGCGGCCGCAAGTGCCCCAGCAGCCTAGGTACCCTTCCCAGCAGCGTAGGTACCCTTCCCAAAAACCCCAGCAGCCACAGGTGCCCCAGCAGCCTAGGCACCAATCCCAAAAACCCCAGGTGCCTAGCTACCCTCCCAAGCAGCCCCAGTTTCCCCAGCAACCAAGCTACTCACCCCAGCATTCTTGGCAGCCAAGCTACAATGATTATCCAACTTTTGCCAAAGGAGTCATTGCCCAGATGGATTCAAATAG CTACAGCACCACTGGTGTTTATAGTAATAACATTGGCAATGGGTATGGACTTGGAACAAATCCAGAGGAGCAATGGGCAGG gaACTACAACACTGCAGATGCATCAAAGACTGCTTTCAACTGA
- the LOC122972716 gene encoding adhesive plaque matrix protein-like isoform X38 has product MGFFIRWLLVSLLVVGGHQANAYSGKHGDKEVPVLGYKPISSSFDTRGESSWSTGPLGSRDSNSNANQQQMAQSGYQPQQPQQPQLPQVPQQPSYPPQQPQQPQVPQVPQQPSYLPKQPQQPQLPQVPQQPSYPPKQPQQPQLPQVPQQPSYPPKQPQQPQLPQQPSYPPKQPQQPQLPQVPQVPQQPSYPPKQPQQPQLPQVPQVPQVPQQPSYPPKQPQQPQLPQVPQVPQQPSYPPKQPQQPQLPQLPQVPQQPSYPPKQPQQPQLPQVPQQPSYPPKQPQQPQLPQVPQQPSYPPKQPQQPQLPQVPQQPSYPPKQPQQPQLPQVPQVPQQPSYPPKQPQQPQLPQVPQLPGYLPKQPQVPQQPSYLPKQPQVPGYLPKWPQVPQQPQQPSYLPKRPQQPQVPQQPSYLPKRPQQPQVPQQPSYLPKRPQQPQVPQQPSYLPKQPQQPQVPQQPRYPSQLLSQLPQQPSYPPQQPQQPQVPQQPSYQPQVPQVPQVRQVPQVPQVPQQPRYQPQVPQVPQQHRYQPQVPQQPSKLPQQPRYQPQQPQRPQVPQQPRYQPQVPQQPSKLPQQPRYQSQVPQQPSKLPQQPRYQPQQPQRPQVPQQPSKLPQQPRYPLQKPQRPQVPQQPRYPLQKPQRPQVPQQPRYPSQQRRYPSQKPQQPQVPQQPRHQSQKPQVPSYPPKQPQFPQQPSYSPQHSWQPSYNDYPTFAKGVIAQMDSNSYSTTGVYSNNIGNGYGLGTNPEEQWAGNYNTADASKTAFN; this is encoded by the exons ATGGGGTTTTTCATAAG ATGGTTGCTGGTGTCCTTGCTAGTTGTAGGAGGGCATCAAGCTAATG CCTACTCTGGGAAGCATGGTGACAAGGAAGTGCCAGTTCTAGGCTATAAACCAATTTCAAGTAGCTTTGACACTAGAGGGGAATCTTCATGGAGCACTGGGCCACTTGGTAGTCGGGATTCAAACTCAAATGCAAATCAG CAACAGATGGCTCAGTCTGGTTATCAGCCCCAGCAGCCACAG CAACCTCAGCTGCCCCAG GTGCCCCAGCAGCCTAGCTACCCGCCCCAGCAGCCCCAGCAACCTCAG GTGCCACAGGTGCCCCAACAGCCTAGCTACCTGCCCAAGCAGCCCCAGCAACCTCAGCTGCCACAGGTGCCCCAACAGCCTAGCTACCCGCccaagcagccccagcagcctCAGCTGCCACAG GTGCCCCAACAGCCTAGCTACCCGCCCAAGCAGCCCCAGCAACCTCAGCTGCCCCAACAGCCAAGCTACCCGCCCAAGCAGCCCCAGCAACCTCAGCTGCCACAGGTGCCCCAGGTGCCCCAACAGCCTAGCTACCCGCCCAAGCAGCCCCAGCAACCTCAGCTGCCACAGGTGCCACAGGTGCCCCAG GTGCCCCAACAGCCAAGCTACCCGCCCAAGCAGCCCCAGCAACCTCAGCTGCCACAGGTGCCCCAGGTGCCCCAACAGCCTAGCTACCCGCCCAAGCAGCCCCAGCAACCTCAGCTGCCACAG CTGCCACAGGTGCCCCAACAGCCTAGCTACCCGCCCAAGCAGCCCCAGCAACCTCAGCTGCCACAGGTGCCCCAACAGCCTAGCTACCCGCCCAAGCAGCCCCAGCAACCTCAGCTGCCACAGGTGCCCCAACAGCCTAGCTACCCGCCCAAGCAGCCCCAGCAACCTCAGCTGCCACAGGTGCCCCAACAGCCTAGCTACCCGCCCAAGCAGCCCCAGCAACCCCAGCTGCCACAGGTGCCCCAGGTGCCCCAACAGCCTAGCTACCCGCCCAAGCAGCCCCAGCAACCCCAGCTGCCACAGGTGCCCCAG CTGCCTGGCTACCTACCCAAGCAACCTCAGGTGCCTCAGCAGCCTAGCTACCTGCCCAAGCAGCCCCAGGTTCCTGGCTACCTACCCAAGTGGCCCCAGGTGCCCCAACAACCTCAGCAGCCTAGCTACCTGCCCAAGCGGCCCCAGCAACCTCAGGTGCCTCAGCAGCCTAGCTACCTGCCCAAGCGGCCCCAGCAACCTCAGGTGCCTCAGCAGCCTAGCTACCTGCCCAAGCGGCCCCAGCAACCTCAGGTGCCTCAACAGCCTAGCTACCTGCCCAAGCAGCCCCAG CAGCCACAGGTGCCTCAGCAACCTAGGTACCCTTCCCAGCTGCTAAGCCAACTACCTCAGCAGCCTAGCTACCCACCCCAACAACCTCAGCAGCCGCAGGTGCCCCAGCAGCCTAGTTACCAGCCCCAGGTGCCGCAG GTGCCCCAGGTGCGGCAGGTGCCCCAGGTGCCGCAG GTGCCCCAGCAGCCTAG GTACCAGCCGCAGGT GCCGCAGGTGCCCCAGCAGCATAGGTACCAGCCACAGGTACCCCAGCAGCCAAGCAAACTGCCCCAGCAGCCTAGGTACCAGCCACAGCAACCCCAGCGGCCGCAGGTGCCCCAGCAGCCTAGGTACCAGCCGCAGGTGCCCCAGCAGCCAAGCAAACTGCCCCAGCAGCCTAGGTACCAGTCGCAGGTGCCCCAGCAGCCAAGCAAACTGCCCCAGCAGCCTAGGTACCAGCCACAGCAACCCCAGCGGCCGCAGGTGCCCCAGCAGCCAAGCAAACTGCCCCAGCAGCCTAGGTACCCGCTCCAAAAACCCCAGCGGCCGCAGGTGCCCCAGCAGCCTAGGTACCCGCTCCAAAAACCCCAGCGGCCGCAAGTGCCCCAGCAGCCTAGGTACCCTTCCCAGCAGCGTAGGTACCCTTCCCAAAAACCCCAGCAGCCACAGGTGCCCCAGCAGCCTAGGCACCAATCCCAAAAACCCCAGGTGCCTAGCTACCCTCCCAAGCAGCCCCAGTTTCCCCAGCAACCAAGCTACTCACCCCAGCATTCTTGGCAGCCAAGCTACAATGATTATCCAACTTTTGCCAAAGGAGTCATTGCCCAGATGGATTCAAATAG CTACAGCACCACTGGTGTTTATAGTAATAACATTGGCAATGGGTATGGACTTGGAACAAATCCAGAGGAGCAATGGGCAGG gaACTACAACACTGCAGATGCATCAAAGACTGCTTTCAACTGA
- the LOC122972716 gene encoding adhesive plaque matrix protein-like isoform X31, whose amino-acid sequence MGFFIRWLLVSLLVVGGHQANAYSGKHGDKEVPVLGYKPISSSFDTRGESSWSTGPLGSRDSNSNANQQQMAQSGYQPQQPQVPQQPSYPPKQPQQPQLPQVPQQPSYPPKQPQQPQLPQQPSYPPKQPQQPQLPQVPQVPQQPSYPPKQPQQPQLPQVPQVPQVPQQPSYPPKQPQQPQLPQVPQVPQQPSYPPKQPQQPQLPQLPQVPQQPSYPPKQPQQPQLPQVPQQPSYPPKQPQQPQLPQVPQQPSYPPKQPQQPQLPQVPQQPSYPPKQPQQPQLPQVPQVPQQPSYPPKQPQQPQLPQVPQLPGYLPKQPQVPQQPSYLPKQPQVPGYLPKWPQVPQQPQQPSYLPKRPQQPQVPQQPSYLPKRPQQPQVPQQPSYLPKRPQQPQVPQQPSYLPKQPQQPQVPQQPRYPSQLLSQLPQQPSYPPQQPQQPQVPQQPSYQPQVPQVPQVPQVRQVRQVPQRPQVPQQPRYQPQQPQRPQVPQQPSKLPQQPRYQPQVPQQPSKLPQQPRYQPQVPQQPSKLPQQPRYQPQQPQRPQVPQQHRYQPQVPQQPSKLPQQPRYQPQQPQRPQVPQQPRYQPQVPQQPSKLPQQPRYQSQVPQQPSKLPQQPRYQPQQPQRPQVPQQPSKLPQQPRYPLQKPQRPQVPQQPRYPLQKPQRPQVPQQPRYPSQQRRYPSQKPQQPQVPQQPRHQSQKPQVPSYPPKQPQFPQQPSYSPQHSWQPSYNDYPTFAKGVIAQMDSNSYSTTGVYSNNIGNGYGLGTNPEEQWAGNYNTADASKTAFN is encoded by the exons ATGGGGTTTTTCATAAG ATGGTTGCTGGTGTCCTTGCTAGTTGTAGGAGGGCATCAAGCTAATG CCTACTCTGGGAAGCATGGTGACAAGGAAGTGCCAGTTCTAGGCTATAAACCAATTTCAAGTAGCTTTGACACTAGAGGGGAATCTTCATGGAGCACTGGGCCACTTGGTAGTCGGGATTCAAACTCAAATGCAAATCAG CAACAGATGGCTCAGTCTGGTTATCAGCCCCAGCAGCCACAG GTGCCCCAACAGCCTAGCTACCCGCCCAAGCAGCCCCAGCAACCTCAG CTGCCACAGGTGCCCCAACAGCCTAGCTACCCGCCCAAGCAGCCCCAGCAACCTCAGCTGCCCCAACAGCCAAGCTACCCGCCCAAGCAGCCCCAGCAACCTCAGCTGCCACAGGTGCCCCAGGTGCCCCAACAGCCTAGCTACCCGCCCAAGCAGCCCCAGCAACCTCAGCTGCCACAGGTGCCACAGGTGCCCCAG GTGCCCCAACAGCCAAGCTACCCGCCCAAGCAGCCCCAGCAACCTCAGCTGCCACAGGTGCCCCAGGTGCCCCAACAGCCTAGCTACCCGCCCAAGCAGCCCCAGCAACCTCAGCTGCCACAG CTGCCACAGGTGCCCCAACAGCCTAGCTACCCGCCCAAGCAGCCCCAGCAACCTCAGCTGCCACAGGTGCCCCAACAGCCTAGCTACCCGCCCAAGCAGCCCCAGCAACCTCAGCTGCCACAGGTGCCCCAACAGCCTAGCTACCCGCCCAAGCAGCCCCAGCAACCTCAGCTGCCACAGGTGCCCCAACAGCCTAGCTACCCGCCCAAGCAGCCCCAGCAACCCCAGCTGCCACAGGTGCCCCAGGTGCCCCAACAGCCTAGCTACCCGCCCAAGCAGCCCCAGCAACCCCAGCTGCCACAGGTGCCCCAG CTGCCTGGCTACCTACCCAAGCAACCTCAGGTGCCTCAGCAGCCTAGCTACCTGCCCAAGCAGCCCCAGGTTCCTGGCTACCTACCCAAGTGGCCCCAGGTGCCCCAACAACCTCAGCAGCCTAGCTACCTGCCCAAGCGGCCCCAGCAACCTCAGGTGCCTCAGCAGCCTAGCTACCTGCCCAAGCGGCCCCAGCAACCTCAGGTGCCTCAGCAGCCTAGCTACCTGCCCAAGCGGCCCCAGCAACCTCAGGTGCCTCAACAGCCTAGCTACCTGCCCAAGCAGCCCCAG CAGCCACAGGTGCCTCAGCAACCTAGGTACCCTTCCCAGCTGCTAAGCCAACTACCTCAGCAGCCTAGCTACCCACCCCAACAACCTCAGCAGCCGCAGGTGCCCCAGCAGCCTAGTTACCAGCCCCAGGTGCCGCAG GTGCCCCAGGTGCCGCAAGTGCGGCAGGTGCGGCAGGTGCCCCAGCGGCCACAGGTGCCCCAGCAGCCTAGGTACCAGCCACAGCAACCCCAGCGGCCGCAGGTGCCCCAGCAGCCAAGCAAACTGCCCCAGCAGCCTAGGTACCAGCCGCAGGTGCCCCAGCAGCCAAGCAAACTGCCCCAGCAGCCTAGGTACCAGCCGCAGGTGCCCCAGCAGCCAAGCAAACTGCCCCAGCAGCCTAGGTACCAGCCACAGCAACCCCAGCGGCCGCAGGTGCCCCAGCAGCATAGGTACCAGCCACAGGTACCCCAGCAGCCAAGCAAACTGCCCCAGCAGCCTAGGTACCAGCCACAGCAACCCCAGCGGCCGCAGGTGCCCCAGCAGCCTAGGTACCAGCCGCAGGTGCCCCAGCAGCCAAGCAAACTGCCCCAGCAGCCTAGGTACCAGTCGCAGGTGCCCCAGCAGCCAAGCAAACTGCCCCAGCAGCCTAGGTACCAGCCACAGCAACCCCAGCGGCCGCAGGTGCCCCAGCAGCCAAGCAAACTGCCCCAGCAGCCTAGGTACCCGCTCCAAAAACCCCAGCGGCCGCAGGTGCCCCAGCAGCCTAGGTACCCGCTCCAAAAACCCCAGCGGCCGCAAGTGCCCCAGCAGCCTAGGTACCCTTCCCAGCAGCGTAGGTACCCTTCCCAAAAACCCCAGCAGCCACAGGTGCCCCAGCAGCCTAGGCACCAATCCCAAAAACCCCAGGTGCCTAGCTACCCTCCCAAGCAGCCCCAGTTTCCCCAGCAACCAAGCTACTCACCCCAGCATTCTTGGCAGCCAAGCTACAATGATTATCCAACTTTTGCCAAAGGAGTCATTGCCCAGATGGATTCAAATAG CTACAGCACCACTGGTGTTTATAGTAATAACATTGGCAATGGGTATGGACTTGGAACAAATCCAGAGGAGCAATGGGCAGG gaACTACAACACTGCAGATGCATCAAAGACTGCTTTCAACTGA
- the LOC122972716 gene encoding basic salivary proline-rich protein 1-like isoform X49, translating to MGFFIRWLLVSLLVVGGHQANAYSGKHGDKEVPVLGYKPISSSFDTRGESSWSTGPLGSRDSNSNANQQQMAQSGYQPQQPQVPQQPSYPPKQPQQPQLPQVPQQPSYPPKQPQQPQLPQVPQQPSYPPKQPQQPQLPQVPQQPSYPPKQPQQPQLPQVPQQPSYPPKQPQQPQLPQVPQVPQQPSYPPKQPQQPQLPQVPQLPGYLPKQPQVPQQPSYLPKQPQVPGYLPKWPQVPQQPQQPSYLPKRPQQPQVPQQPSYLPKRPQQPQVPQQPSYLPKRPQQPQVPQQPSYLPKQPQQPQVPQQPRYPSQLLSQLPQQPSYPPQQPQQPQVPQQPSYQPQVPQVPQVPQVRQVRQVPQRPQVPQQPRYQPQQPQRPQVPQQPSKLPQQPRYQPQVPQQPSKLPQQPRYQPQVPQQPSKLPQQPRYQPQQPQRPQVPQQHRYQPQVPQQPSKLPQQPRYQPQQPQRPQVPQQPRYQPQVPQQPSKLPQQPRYQSQVPQQPSKLPQQPRYQPQQPQRPQVPQQPSKLPQQPRYPLQKPQRPQVPQQPRYPLQKPQRPQVPQQPRYPSQQRRYPSQKPQQPQVPQQPRHQSQKPQVPSYPPKQPQFPQQPSYSPQHSWQPSYNDYPTFAKGVIAQMDSNSYSTTGVYSNNIGNGYGLGTNPEEQWAGNYNTADASKTAFN from the exons ATGGGGTTTTTCATAAG ATGGTTGCTGGTGTCCTTGCTAGTTGTAGGAGGGCATCAAGCTAATG CCTACTCTGGGAAGCATGGTGACAAGGAAGTGCCAGTTCTAGGCTATAAACCAATTTCAAGTAGCTTTGACACTAGAGGGGAATCTTCATGGAGCACTGGGCCACTTGGTAGTCGGGATTCAAACTCAAATGCAAATCAG CAACAGATGGCTCAGTCTGGTTATCAGCCCCAGCAGCCACAG GTGCCCCAACAGCCTAGCTACCCGCCCAAGCAGCCCCAGCAACCTCAG CTGCCACAGGTGCCCCAACAGCCTAGCTACCCGCCCAAGCAGCCCCAGCAACCTCAGCTGCCACAGGTGCCCCAACAGCCTAGCTACCCGCCCAAGCAGCCCCAGCAACCTCAGCTGCCACAGGTGCCCCAACAGCCTAGCTACCCGCCCAAGCAGCCCCAGCAACCTCAGCTGCCACAGGTGCCCCAACAGCCTAGCTACCCGCCCAAGCAGCCCCAGCAACCCCAGCTGCCACAGGTGCCCCAGGTGCCCCAACAGCCTAGCTACCCGCCCAAGCAGCCCCAGCAACCCCAGCTGCCACAGGTGCCCCAG CTGCCTGGCTACCTACCCAAGCAACCTCAGGTGCCTCAGCAGCCTAGCTACCTGCCCAAGCAGCCCCAGGTTCCTGGCTACCTACCCAAGTGGCCCCAGGTGCCCCAACAACCTCAGCAGCCTAGCTACCTGCCCAAGCGGCCCCAGCAACCTCAGGTGCCTCAGCAGCCTAGCTACCTGCCCAAGCGGCCCCAGCAACCTCAGGTGCCTCAGCAGCCTAGCTACCTGCCCAAGCGGCCCCAGCAACCTCAGGTGCCTCAACAGCCTAGCTACCTGCCCAAGCAGCCCCAG CAGCCACAGGTGCCTCAGCAACCTAGGTACCCTTCCCAGCTGCTAAGCCAACTACCTCAGCAGCCTAGCTACCCACCCCAACAACCTCAGCAGCCGCAGGTGCCCCAGCAGCCTAGTTACCAGCCCCAGGTGCCGCAG GTGCCCCAGGTGCCGCAAGTGCGGCAGGTGCGGCAGGTGCCCCAGCGGCCACAGGTGCCCCAGCAGCCTAGGTACCAGCCACAGCAACCCCAGCGGCCGCAGGTGCCCCAGCAGCCAAGCAAACTGCCCCAGCAGCCTAGGTACCAGCCGCAGGTGCCCCAGCAGCCAAGCAAACTGCCCCAGCAGCCTAGGTACCAGCCGCAGGTGCCCCAGCAGCCAAGCAAACTGCCCCAGCAGCCTAGGTACCAGCCACAGCAACCCCAGCGGCCGCAGGTGCCCCAGCAGCATAGGTACCAGCCACAGGTACCCCAGCAGCCAAGCAAACTGCCCCAGCAGCCTAGGTACCAGCCACAGCAACCCCAGCGGCCGCAGGTGCCCCAGCAGCCTAGGTACCAGCCGCAGGTGCCCCAGCAGCCAAGCAAACTGCCCCAGCAGCCTAGGTACCAGTCGCAGGTGCCCCAGCAGCCAAGCAAACTGCCCCAGCAGCCTAGGTACCAGCCACAGCAACCCCAGCGGCCGCAGGTGCCCCAGCAGCCAAGCAAACTGCCCCAGCAGCCTAGGTACCCGCTCCAAAAACCCCAGCGGCCGCAGGTGCCCCAGCAGCCTAGGTACCCGCTCCAAAAACCCCAGCGGCCGCAAGTGCCCCAGCAGCCTAGGTACCCTTCCCAGCAGCGTAGGTACCCTTCCCAAAAACCCCAGCAGCCACAGGTGCCCCAGCAGCCTAGGCACCAATCCCAAAAACCCCAGGTGCCTAGCTACCCTCCCAAGCAGCCCCAGTTTCCCCAGCAACCAAGCTACTCACCCCAGCATTCTTGGCAGCCAAGCTACAATGATTATCCAACTTTTGCCAAAGGAGTCATTGCCCAGATGGATTCAAATAG CTACAGCACCACTGGTGTTTATAGTAATAACATTGGCAATGGGTATGGACTTGGAACAAATCCAGAGGAGCAATGGGCAGG gaACTACAACACTGCAGATGCATCAAAGACTGCTTTCAACTGA